GGCCGGGCTTGTAAAACCCAGGGGACGCGTCGAAGGCCGCCGGCCGTCGTCTCGCCGCTTACCCCCGCGTTGACCACGCGGTAGGGAAAACCGGCGTCATGGATTCTTCGCTCCAGGACGGCGGGATAGGCCTCGTCCTCCGGCACCCCGAGTCCGGCCGTCAGGCTGTCTCCGAACGCGACGATCACCCGATCGTGATCGGCTGGGGACGCCGGCCGATCCGTAGAAGCCACTTCGTTGGAAGCGCCCGATTGGGGAGAACGACCATCCGAATTCTGCCGGCACCCGCCCCCGCCGCTCAGAACCATCAGCAGTAGGCCCCAGCCTAGAGCTCTCTTAATCAAGGACACCCTCCTTAAAATTACGATCTATAAGTAAGAAGGTCGCAGCTACCCAGCGGGCGACGCGAGCCCCCGCCATCCGACGGATAGTGTATAATACAGAATCGTTGACCGCAAGACAGGACAACTGAACCTTTAGGAATCCCATGATCAGAGTATCCGATTTAACCATGCGCCTCACCGGAGGCGGGCGGACGATCACCATTCTTAACGGAATCAACCTCGAGGTCCCCGAAAAACAATTTCTGGCGGTGGTGGGACCTTCCGGCAGCGGGAAGTCGACGCTGCTCGGATTATTGGCGGGGCTGGATCACCCGACCGCGGGTTCGATCCGGATCGACGGAATTTCCCTGACCGATCTGGGCGAGGACGAACTGGCCCGCCTGCGACGGGAGAAAATCGGGGTGGTCTTCCAGTCGTTCCATCTGATTCCCACCCTGACCGCCTTTGAAAACGTCAAGGTCCCTCTGGAACTTCGCGGCGATCCCGACGCCGACCGGCAGGCGCTCCGCTTCCTGGAAGAGGTCGGCCTGTCGGACCGGAAGGATCACTATCCGGTCCAGCTCTCGGGCGGCGAACAGCAACGGGTTGCGATCGCCCGGGCCTTTATCGGCCGTCCCGCGCTCCTGATGGCGGACGAACCGACCGGCAACCTGGATACGGCCAACGGACAGCGCATCATCGAGCTGATTCTCCGTCTTCATCACGATCAGGGAAGCACGCTGATCCTCGTCACGCACGACCCGACCCTGGCCGTCCATGCCGACCGCGTCATCACGTTGCGGGACGGCCGGATCGTCGACGACATGAACCGGGCCCGATCATGAACCGCTTTGTCCTCCAAATGGCCTGGCGGGAGGCACGGAGTTCCTACCGGCATCTCCTGTTCTTCCTGTCGTCCATCGCGATCGGGGTCGGATCCATCGTCGGGACCGGCAACGTCTCGTCCAATTTGGAGGCCATGACGCTTCGCGAGTCCCGCAACCTGCTGGCGGCCGATCTCGAGGCCCGCCTGAACCGGCCCCCGTCGTCGCAGGACCAATCCTTCCTGTCCGGCCTCGCGGGCGAAGGCGCACGCTTCATGCGGGTGACCGAATTGAACGGCATGGCGATGACCCGGGATGCGGCCCGTAGCCAGCTGGTGGAGCTCAAGGCGGTGGAGCCCGGATACCCCTTCTACGGCCGGCTCAAGATCGACCCGCCGATATCCGATTCGTTTCGCGATTCGATCCGCGATCCCTTCCTCGACCCGGACGCGGTCTGGGTCCAGGAAGCGCTTCTGCTCCGTCTCCATCTCCGGGTCGGAGACCCGGTCAAGCTCGGAGAAGCGGTTTTCACGATCCGCGGCGTGATCCGCAATGAGCCGGACCGGGCGGCCGGAACCTTTAGCCTCGGGCCCCGGGTCCTGCTCTCTCAAGACGGGCTGCGCCGAACGCGTCTGGTCCAACCGGGAAGCCGGATGACCGACCGCTATCTTTTCAAGGTGACGCCTCCGGGAACGCCCGAGCAATTGAAAACCGAACTGTCCGGTCATTGGTCCTCCGGGTCGGTCCAGATTCACACCTACCGCGACGCCCAGCCGCGCCTGAGGCGTTTTCTGGAAAACTTCACGACCTATCTGGGCCTGGTCGGATTGATCACCCTGATCATCGGCGGCATCGGCGTCGCCAGCAACATCCATACCTTCCTCGCCGAGCGGATCGGAACGATCGCGATCTTGAAATGCCTGGGCTGTTCCTCCTCCGCGATCCTGGTCGTCTACCTCCTCCTGGCTCTATTCCTGGGCGGGATCGGGAGCGTGATCGGAATCTTACTCGGAACGGGCCTTTATCATGTCTTGCTTCCGTTTCTGACCGGGTTCCTTCCGCCCGACTTTTCATTCCAGCCGGCGCCGCTTGCGGCGGTCCGGGGTTTCGCGATGGGCCTGTTGATCACGCTCCTCTTTTCGCTCTGGCCCTTGCGGATGATCCGGACCTGGACGCCGTCCCGCGTTTTCCGGCAGGAGGTCGAGGCCGGACGGAAGGGCTTCCCCGATCGAAGAACCTGGCTGTTCATCGCGATCATTCTGTTCGGTTGCCTGGGGCTTGCGTTCTGGCAGGCCGGATCATGGCGGTTGGGCGGATGGGCGG
The window above is part of the Nitrospiria bacterium genome. Proteins encoded here:
- a CDS encoding FtsX-like permease family protein, producing the protein MNRFVLQMAWREARSSYRHLLFFLSSIAIGVGSIVGTGNVSSNLEAMTLRESRNLLAADLEARLNRPPSSQDQSFLSGLAGEGARFMRVTELNGMAMTRDAARSQLVELKAVEPGYPFYGRLKIDPPISDSFRDSIRDPFLDPDAVWVQEALLLRLHLRVGDPVKLGEAVFTIRGVIRNEPDRAAGTFSLGPRVLLSQDGLRRTRLVQPGSRMTDRYLFKVTPPGTPEQLKTELSGHWSSGSVQIHTYRDAQPRLRRFLENFTTYLGLVGLITLIIGGIGVASNIHTFLAERIGTIAILKCLGCSSSAILVVYLLLALFLGGIGSVIGILLGTGLYHVLLPFLTGFLPPDFSFQPAPLAAVRGFAMGLLITLLFSLWPLRMIRTWTPSRVFRQEVEAGRKGFPDRRTWLFIAIILFGCLGLAFWQAGSWRLGGWAAAAIGVAVPLLLASAWGTIGLLKRLAGRAPLVRRSLTLRYGIGNLHRPGRQIVTIVLSIGIGVTILLTLAQVERNLMSQLRQNVPQDAPGLFFIDLQPDQKQPFENLMKGWNLKKPLQLTPLVRSRLFAVNGKAVSEMNTEDRADGWYFTREYVLTFQKDLPDHNIVQRGTWWNGTSGADAGDGTPLISVEAEAARHLGIDLGSTVTFDIQGVRITGRIASIREVDWGSMTTNFFFIFAPGALDRAPVTYVATATTTPEEDLPVQNAVIGSFPNVTVINLRDVLETIAGILKEIIRTVQFMAGFGLLVGLIVLSGAIAATRARRRHEMILFKTLGATRPTLMAMMAVEYGLLGLIAAFVGGLFSMGLSFGIVHFLLDIPWRFDPAVLLIGLIATVILTTTGGFLTTYRILGQKPLAVLRSE
- a CDS encoding ABC transporter ATP-binding protein, with the protein product MRLTGGGRTITILNGINLEVPEKQFLAVVGPSGSGKSTLLGLLAGLDHPTAGSIRIDGISLTDLGEDELARLRREKIGVVFQSFHLIPTLTAFENVKVPLELRGDPDADRQALRFLEEVGLSDRKDHYPVQLSGGEQQRVAIARAFIGRPALLMADEPTGNLDTANGQRIIELILRLHHDQGSTLILVTHDPTLAVHADRVITLRDGRIVDDMNRARS